GCCGAGTTCGCCGACGAGGGTCCGGAACAGTTCGACCACCTTGGTCTGCGTCGTCACGTCCAGCGCCGTCGTGCACTCGTCGGCGATGACCAGCGAGGGCCGGGTGACCACTGCCAGGCCGATCGCGACCCGCTGGCGCAGGCCGCCGGAGAGCTGGTGCGGATAGCTCTCCAGGACGCGCCGGGCATCCGTGATCCGCATCTGTTCGAGCACCTCGACCGAGCGGCGTTCGATCTCGTCCCCACCGACGCCGCGGACGTGCCGGCGCAGGACCTCGGCGAGGTGCGCCCGCACCTTCATGAGCGGATTGAGCGACCGGGACGCGTCCTGGAAGACCATCCCGACGGCGGTACCGCGGATCCGGCCGGTCCGGTCGGTGCCCGGCGCGACGATCCGGTCGCCCGCCAGCGAGATCGACCCTCCGTCCACCCGGACGTTCCGGTCGAGGAGCCCGACCACGGCGCGGGCCAGGGTGGTCTTCCCGCTGCCGGACTCGCCAACGACCCCGACGGTCTCGCCGCGTCCGATCGCC
The sequence above is drawn from the Actinomadura hallensis genome and encodes:
- a CDS encoding ABC transporter ATP-binding protein; the encoded protein is MSELLTVSGLSVSARLSHGDLRLLDEVDLAIGRGETVGVVGESGSGKTTLARAVVGLLDRNVRVDGGSISLAGDRIVAPGTDRTGRIRGTAVGMVFQDASRSLNPLMKVRAHLAEVLRRHVRGVGGDEIERRSVEVLEQMRITDARRVLESYPHQLSGGLRQRVAIGLAVVTRPSLVIADECTTALDVTTQTKVVELFRTLVGELGIGLLFVTHDLMLASDLCDRIAVMKSGRVVEQGPAMQVLDRPEHDYTRRLLAAIPTWT